One genomic window of Aquisalimonas sp. 2447 includes the following:
- a CDS encoding acyl-CoA dehydrogenase family protein: protein MTDLDTFRRDTREWLEANCPDSMRTPITSDDDACWGGRKWVFKSEDQRLWLERMAERGWTAPDWPTEYGGGGLNKAQVKVLREEMARISARPPLNSFGVWMIGPAILKFGSEDLKRQHLPPIVRGEIRWCQGYSEPGAGSDLAGLQTKAEDKGDHFIVNGQKIWTSYADKADWMFCLVRTNPDVKKQQGISLVLFDMETPGVSTRPITLISGSSPFCETFLDNVRVEKDQVVGEVDQGWTIAKYLLTHEREMIGGFGRTAAGSKTLAEQAVDAIGLEDGRLADDMLRSEVAQWDLDARAFELTAERVSEEAKAGQGVGAASAMLKYYGTELNKRRQELLMAMNGGNALVWEGKSEKAGQLPRHWLRSKGNSIEGGTSEVQLNIIARNILGLG, encoded by the coding sequence ATGACGGATCTGGACACATTCCGGCGTGACACCCGGGAATGGTTGGAAGCCAACTGTCCTGACAGCATGCGGACGCCCATTACCAGTGACGATGACGCCTGCTGGGGCGGGCGCAAGTGGGTGTTCAAGAGTGAGGACCAGCGCCTGTGGCTGGAGCGCATGGCCGAGCGCGGCTGGACTGCGCCGGACTGGCCCACCGAGTACGGTGGTGGCGGTCTGAACAAGGCGCAGGTAAAGGTCCTGCGCGAGGAGATGGCGCGCATCAGTGCGCGGCCGCCGCTGAACAGTTTCGGTGTGTGGATGATCGGCCCGGCCATCCTCAAGTTTGGCTCGGAGGACCTCAAGCGGCAGCATCTGCCGCCCATCGTCCGGGGCGAGATCCGGTGGTGCCAGGGTTACAGCGAACCCGGGGCCGGTTCCGACCTGGCCGGGCTACAGACCAAGGCCGAGGACAAGGGCGATCACTTCATCGTCAATGGCCAGAAGATCTGGACCTCCTACGCCGACAAGGCCGACTGGATGTTCTGCCTGGTGCGCACCAACCCGGACGTGAAGAAGCAGCAGGGCATCAGCCTGGTGCTGTTCGACATGGAAACGCCGGGCGTTTCCACGCGTCCCATCACCCTGATCTCCGGTAGCTCGCCCTTCTGCGAGACGTTCCTCGACAACGTCCGCGTGGAGAAGGATCAGGTGGTGGGTGAAGTGGACCAGGGCTGGACCATTGCCAAGTACCTGCTGACCCACGAGCGCGAGATGATCGGCGGCTTCGGCCGCACGGCGGCTGGTAGCAAGACTCTGGCCGAGCAGGCGGTGGACGCCATTGGCCTGGAGGACGGCCGCCTGGCCGACGACATGCTGCGCAGCGAGGTTGCCCAGTGGGATCTGGACGCTCGCGCCTTCGAGCTCACCGCCGAGCGGGTGAGCGAGGAGGCCAAGGCCGGTCAGGGTGTGGGCGCGGCGTCGGCCATGCTCAAGTACTACGGCACCGAGCTCAACAAGCGTCGCCAGGAGCTTCTCATGGCCATGAATGGCGGCAACGCCCTGGTCTGGGAAGGCAAGAGCGAGAAGGCCGGCCAGCTGCCGCGCCACTGGCTGCGCTCCAAGGGCAACTCCATCGAGGGCGGCACCTCCGAGGTGCAGCTCAACATCATCGCCAGGAACATCCTCGGGCTCGGGTAA
- a CDS encoding 3-(methylthio)propionyl-CoA ligase, giving the protein MRGMMMDRPLLISQIIEYAASNFPDQEVVSRTVEGDLHRYTYRDAARRSRQLAHALQKLGVHSTDRVATVAWNTYRHLEVYYATSGIGAICHTINPRLPADQFTYIVNHAEDKYVFVDLTFVPLLDKLKDHLPRVAGYVIMTDRAHMPETGLPNVHCYEDLIADQPTEFDWPEFDENTASSLCYTSGTTGNPKGVLYSHRSTVLHSFFVLTVPGLTMDEESAMLPVVPMFHVNAWGVPYFGPMVGAKLVLPGPRLDGESLEELMNGEGVTDAWGVPTVWLGLLKHMREAGKRFQSLKHVLIGGSAAPRAMLNEFKETYGVEGLQGWGMTEMSPIGTVSLVRPRDKHLSPKEQLDIKCTQGRAVFGVEMKIVDDDGKSLPHDGEAFGELLVRGAAILSGYYENPEANAKAFDDEGWFRTGDVAKIDREGYMEIVDRTKDVIKSGGEWISSIDLENAAVGHPEIAEAAVIAARHPKWDERPLLVCVREQGSSVDKDGVLEYLGHHVAKWWLPDDVVFVEELPHSATGKLQKAKLREDFKDYSLPTA; this is encoded by the coding sequence ATGCGCGGAATGATGATGGACCGGCCGCTACTGATCTCGCAGATCATCGAGTACGCCGCCAGCAATTTCCCGGACCAGGAGGTGGTCTCGCGGACGGTGGAGGGCGACCTGCACCGCTACACCTACCGGGACGCGGCGCGGCGCAGCCGGCAGCTGGCCCATGCCCTGCAGAAGCTGGGGGTGCACAGCACCGACCGGGTTGCCACCGTTGCCTGGAACACCTACCGGCACCTGGAGGTGTACTACGCCACCTCCGGCATCGGCGCCATCTGCCACACCATCAATCCGCGCCTGCCGGCGGACCAGTTCACCTACATCGTCAACCACGCCGAAGACAAATACGTCTTTGTGGATCTGACCTTCGTGCCGTTGCTGGACAAGCTCAAGGACCACCTGCCCAGGGTCGCCGGCTACGTGATCATGACCGATCGCGCGCACATGCCGGAGACGGGGCTGCCCAATGTGCACTGCTACGAGGATCTCATTGCCGATCAACCCACGGAGTTCGACTGGCCGGAGTTTGACGAGAACACCGCCTCGTCGCTGTGCTACACCTCGGGCACCACGGGCAATCCCAAGGGGGTGCTGTACTCCCATCGCTCCACGGTGTTGCACTCGTTCTTCGTGCTCACCGTGCCGGGTCTGACCATGGACGAAGAGAGCGCCATGCTGCCGGTGGTCCCCATGTTCCACGTCAACGCCTGGGGAGTGCCGTACTTTGGCCCCATGGTGGGCGCCAAGCTGGTCCTCCCGGGGCCGCGCCTGGACGGCGAGAGCCTGGAGGAGCTGATGAACGGCGAGGGCGTCACCGACGCCTGGGGTGTGCCCACGGTCTGGCTGGGGCTGCTCAAGCACATGCGCGAGGCCGGCAAGCGGTTCCAGAGCCTCAAGCATGTGCTCATCGGAGGTTCTGCAGCGCCCCGCGCCATGCTCAACGAGTTCAAGGAAACCTACGGCGTCGAAGGCCTGCAGGGCTGGGGCATGACCGAGATGAGCCCCATCGGCACCGTGTCCCTGGTGCGCCCGCGGGACAAGCACCTCTCGCCCAAGGAACAGCTGGACATCAAGTGCACGCAGGGCCGCGCGGTATTCGGCGTGGAGATGAAGATCGTCGATGACGACGGCAAGAGTCTGCCCCACGACGGCGAGGCGTTCGGCGAGCTGCTGGTCCGCGGCGCGGCGATTCTCTCGGGCTATTACGAGAACCCGGAAGCCAACGCCAAGGCCTTCGACGACGAGGGCTGGTTCCGCACCGGGGACGTGGCCAAGATCGATCGGGAAGGCTACATGGAGATCGTTGACCGCACCAAGGACGTGATCAAGTCCGGCGGCGAGTGGATCAGCTCCATCGATCTGGAGAACGCTGCGGTGGGCCACCCGGAGATCGCCGAGGCGGCGGTCATCGCCGCCAGGCACCCGAAGTGGGACGAGCGCCCGCTGCTGGTGTGCGTACGGGAGCAGGGCTCCAGCGTGGACAAGGACGGCGTGCTGGAGTACCTGGGCCACCACGTGGCCAAGTGGTGGCTGCCGGATGATGTGGTGTTCGTCGAGGAACTGCCGCACAGCGCCACCGGCAAGCTGCAGAAGGCAAAGCTGCGGGAAGACTTCAAGGACTACTCCCTGCCCACGGCATAA
- a CDS encoding circularly permuted type 2 ATP-grasp protein has product MTVDWQAYKTKDFYDELIDSSGKIRKPARELMTYLDSLSTDEIRERQKAAELAILEMGITFTVYSEGENIDRAWPYDIIPRIIDAATWRDVDAGLRQRVRALNMFIADIYDEQAVINDGVFPRELLKNSVNFRPECIGVKPPQGAWAHICGSDLIRDHKGDFMVLEDNLRVPSGVSYMMENRVLTKRVFGELFESTSIEPVGNYPTRLFDMLAALSPRPMDYPEVVVLTPGIYNSAYFEHSFLAQHMGAELVEGSDLMVAADDCVYMRTIDGPKRVDVIYRRIDDLFLDPEVFRKDSALGVPGLMRAWRKGNVGLANAPGAGVADDKVVYAFVPDFIRYYLAEEPIIPNVPTYRCYLDDEREYVLDHLDELVVKPANESGGYGMLIGPTSTKKERTAFARQIRKDPRNYIGQPLIRLSTVPTVTDGSVEPRHVDLRPFVLKGDDMYVTPGGLTRVALRKGSTVVNSSQGGGSKDTWIVDTQEGR; this is encoded by the coding sequence ATGACCGTCGACTGGCAGGCGTACAAGACCAAGGACTTCTACGATGAACTGATCGATTCCAGCGGCAAGATCCGCAAACCTGCCCGGGAACTCATGACCTACCTGGATTCCCTGTCCACCGACGAGATCCGGGAACGGCAGAAGGCGGCGGAACTGGCCATCCTGGAGATGGGCATCACCTTCACGGTGTACTCCGAGGGCGAGAACATTGATCGCGCCTGGCCCTACGACATCATTCCGCGGATCATCGACGCCGCCACCTGGCGGGACGTGGACGCCGGCCTGCGCCAGCGGGTGCGGGCCCTGAACATGTTCATCGCCGACATCTACGACGAACAGGCAGTGATCAACGACGGCGTCTTCCCCAGGGAGCTGCTGAAGAACTCCGTCAACTTCCGCCCGGAATGCATTGGCGTGAAGCCGCCCCAGGGCGCCTGGGCACACATCTGCGGCTCGGACCTGATCCGCGATCACAAGGGCGACTTCATGGTGCTGGAGGACAACCTGCGGGTGCCCTCCGGCGTGTCGTACATGATGGAAAACCGGGTGCTGACCAAGCGGGTGTTCGGCGAGTTGTTCGAGAGCACCAGCATCGAACCCGTGGGCAACTACCCCACCCGGCTGTTCGACATGCTCGCGGCTCTGTCCCCCCGGCCCATGGACTACCCCGAGGTGGTGGTTCTCACCCCCGGCATCTACAACTCTGCCTACTTCGAACACTCCTTCCTGGCCCAGCACATGGGCGCGGAACTCGTCGAGGGCTCCGATCTCATGGTGGCCGCTGATGATTGCGTGTATATGCGCACCATCGACGGCCCCAAGCGGGTGGATGTCATCTACCGTCGCATCGACGACCTGTTCCTGGACCCGGAGGTGTTCCGAAAAGACTCCGCTCTGGGCGTGCCCGGCCTCATGCGCGCCTGGCGCAAGGGCAATGTTGGCCTGGCCAACGCCCCCGGCGCCGGCGTCGCCGACGACAAGGTGGTGTACGCCTTCGTCCCGGACTTCATCCGCTACTACCTGGCCGAGGAACCGATCATCCCCAACGTGCCCACCTACCGCTGCTACCTGGACGACGAGCGGGAATACGTGCTCGACCACCTGGATGAACTCGTGGTCAAGCCGGCCAACGAGTCCGGCGGCTACGGCATGCTCATCGGCCCGACCTCCACCAAGAAGGAGCGGACGGCCTTCGCCCGGCAGATCCGCAAGGACCCACGCAACTACATCGGCCAGCCGCTGATCCGCCTGTCCACGGTGCCCACGGTCACCGACGGCAGCGTCGAGCCCCGGCATGTGGACCTGCGACCGTTCGTCCTCAAGGGCGACGACATGTACGTCACCCCCGGCGGGCTCACACGGGTGGCCCTGCGCAAGGGGTCCACCGTGGTGAACTCCTCCCAGGGCGGCGGTAGCAAGGACACGTGGATCGTCGATACACAGGAGGGGCGCTGA